The proteins below come from a single Parageobacillus thermoglucosidasius genomic window:
- a CDS encoding VOC family protein, with amino-acid sequence MAVKKFEHVGIQVKNIETSKKFYQDVIGLELLHEMTHTNGSMKLAFLGLNGSVIVELIEGYNPDLPTEGKVHHVAFTVEGIEQEKERLQSLGVPLVWEDITTLPNGAKYLFFLGPDGEWIEFYQPAK; translated from the coding sequence ATGGCTGTAAAAAAATTCGAGCATGTTGGCATTCAAGTCAAAAACATCGAAACATCGAAAAAATTTTATCAAGATGTCATCGGTTTGGAATTGCTCCATGAAATGACACATACAAACGGTTCAATGAAACTGGCGTTTTTAGGATTAAACGGTTCTGTCATTGTCGAATTAATCGAAGGATACAACCCGGATTTGCCGACAGAAGGAAAGGTGCACCACGTCGCGTTTACGGTAGAAGGAATTGAACAAGAAAAAGAGCGGCTTCAATCACTCGGCGTTCCGCTTGTATGGGAAGATATTACGACACTGCCAAATGGCGCAAAATATTTGTTTTTCCTTGGTCCTGATGGCGAGTGGATCGAATTTTATCAACCGGCAAAATGA
- a CDS encoding AbrB family transcriptional regulator produces MRVLETYIVAGLTGLLFYHLHSPIPWMLGAITGMLLWKTVVKRKVAAPKALSNSGLIVLGTYFGLSFTKETLATIAPYIVPFLAVAVLLIAINILNSIAVTKWTHIDKVTSVFASVPGGLSEMVAASESLNANTALVTIFQTIRLLTVVFLVPSLVVYWLNGNAAASSATAQAAAASSDGHYAWFLLSIFGALLLRNVIPAAYVVGPLAVTAAMHVFGVNLPSLPAWLIILAQISVGMNMGNRITLEDIKLGGKFGWVYFLLALVLIALSFGCGYLFAKLTNLPLATALLSLAPGGLVEMVLTAQTVGGDPAIVSSLQFVRFLLVIIVVPNVLKWVFRKFPSMAETS; encoded by the coding sequence ATGAGAGTTCTTGAAACATATATCGTCGCAGGATTGACGGGTTTGCTGTTTTATCATCTCCATTCCCCCATCCCATGGATGCTTGGAGCGATTACAGGAATGCTCCTCTGGAAAACGGTCGTCAAGCGAAAGGTAGCGGCGCCCAAAGCGTTATCCAACAGCGGGCTTATCGTATTAGGGACGTATTTCGGACTGTCCTTTACAAAAGAAACGTTGGCGACGATCGCCCCGTATATTGTTCCATTTCTTGCTGTAGCCGTTTTATTAATTGCCATTAATATTTTGAATAGCATCGCAGTGACGAAATGGACGCACATCGATAAAGTGACGAGCGTGTTTGCCTCGGTTCCCGGCGGACTGTCGGAAATGGTTGCCGCAAGCGAGTCGTTAAACGCCAATACCGCTTTAGTGACGATTTTCCAAACGATTCGTTTATTAACGGTCGTTTTTCTCGTGCCATCGCTCGTCGTTTATTGGTTAAACGGCAATGCAGCGGCAAGCAGTGCAACCGCTCAGGCAGCAGCGGCTTCTTCCGATGGCCATTACGCTTGGTTTTTGTTAAGCATTTTTGGAGCGCTTCTGTTGCGGAACGTCATTCCGGCGGCATACGTCGTCGGACCGCTCGCCGTAACAGCGGCAATGCATGTATTCGGAGTAAACTTGCCGTCACTGCCTGCATGGTTGATCATTTTGGCGCAAATCAGCGTCGGAATGAACATGGGAAACCGTATTACATTAGAAGATATTAAGCTTGGCGGAAAATTCGGCTGGGTGTATTTCCTGCTCGCCCTAGTGTTGATTGCCCTTTCGTTTGGCTGCGGCTATTTGTTTGCGAAATTAACGAATCTCCCGCTGGCAACCGCGCTATTAAGCCTTGCGCCAGGAGGGCTTGTGGAAATGGTATTAACGGCACAAACAGTCGGGGGAGATCCGGCAATTGTCAGCTCCTTGCAATTTGTGCGGTTTCTTCTCGTCATTATTGTCGTGCCGAACGTTTTGAAATGGGTATTCCGTAAATTCCCATCCATGGCAGAAACGTCGTGA